The Thermosipho japonicus region TTCAACAATTTCTTTATCAAGTGATACATCTTTTATTCCTTGCCAATCTAAATTTTTCCTTGAAATTGCTAATTTGTAATTTTCATCTACAAATTTTCCTCTTGAAAAATCTGCAGCCATTGCAGCTATTTTTGCAGCAATAACGCCTTTTTTAACATCTTCAACATTTGGCAATGATAAATGCTCTGAAGGAGTCACATAACAAATAAAGTCTGCTCCACTTTTTGCAGCAATTGCTGCTCCTATTGCAGAAGTTATATGATCATATCCAGGAGCAATATCCAATACTATAGGACCAAGTAAGAATACTGGTGAATTTTTTCCGTATTTTTTCATTAAATTTACTGTTGTTTCTATCTGATCAAGTGGAACATGACCTGGACCTTCTAACATTACTTGAACATTCTTCTTTCTAGCCATTTCAACCAATTCTTCAAATATAAACCATTCTTCTAATTGTAATCTGTCTAAAGAGTCAAATAAGTTCCCTGGTCTTAATGAATCACCCAGGCTTAAAGTTACATCATATTCTCTTGCAATATCAAGTACTTCATCAAAGTATTTGTAAAACGGATTTTCTAGATTGTTTTTAATTATCCATCCCGCAATAATTGATCCACCTCTACTAACTATTTTCATTATTCTTTGGGATTTTTTTAATTTTTTAACGATATCTTTAGTTATACTAATATGCAGGGTCACAAAATCTACACCTTGTTTTGCATGTTTCTCAAATATTTTTAAGAAATCTTTTTCACTAAAATCAACAACATTCTTTTTTTCCTGATAAGAAATTACAGCTGCATCATAAATTGGAACAGTTCCAACGGGAATATCTGAATTTTTAATTATGAATTCTCTTTGTTCATCTAGATTCCCCCATGTTGAAAGTAACATAACACTATCTGCACCCACAGCTTTGGCGGTATTAAATTTCTCTATTTCATATTCGAAATCATCATATCCAAATGATGTTCCAATGTTTGCGTTTACTTTTACTGTTAAACCTTTACCAATTCCCATAAATTTTTTTAATGATGTATGATTTTTGTTGTGCGGAATTACAATTTTTCCATTTAATAATCCTTCTCTAATATTATCAATACTAACATTTTCATGTTCGGCAATTTTTTCAATTTCACTACATTTTTCACCATTTTTAACCTTTTCAATTAGCGTCATTATTTCACCTCTATGGATAATTTTTCTAATATATTATTTGCAACTTTTAAACCTGATTTAATCATCCCACCGAAAATTGGTCCCATTCTGGGCCCACCACCTACTGAAACTGCAGCCATTCCCATTACGTAAAGTCCTGGGAAAACTTCTTTAGTATTTTCAACTACAAATTTTTCTCCTTCTTTTGCATTCATAGGGTATTCCCTAATTTTTCCCATAGGAAGGTCGACATCAATTCCTCTATCAACCAACATATTCACAACGTTTGCAGGATGTCCCGTACCATCAACTACGAACTTTGCCATAATTGTTATAGGATCAACATGGAGTTTTTGCCTTATAACTGGTGCCCAATTTATTACAATTCCATTTACTTTATTTTCATAAAATACAATATCTTCAACAATAACATTATTGAATAAAATTGTACCAACTTTAGTAGCATTGTATAGTAAAGAAGAGGCAAAATGTACAGAATCAACTGAAATAAAATTGTTTTTAATTAAGTAATTCATTCCTAATTCATCTAAAAAAGATTTAATATCTTTTTCAACTACTAGTTCATTAAACATCATTCCTCCACCCCATGTTCCACCACCAGGTTCATTTTTTGACTCAAATATAGCAACCTTCAATCCTTTTTTTGAAAGATAGTAGGAAGCTGCTAAAGCGCTTGGGCCACCCCCGACAATTGCTACATCAACTTTCAAGCTATCATTCAATTTTTCAAAAAATCTTTCTACAATAATTTTT contains the following coding sequences:
- the thiC gene encoding phosphomethylpyrimidine synthase ThiC produces the protein MTLIEKVKNGEKCSEIEKIAEHENVSIDNIREGLLNGKIVIPHNKNHTSLKKFMGIGKGLTVKVNANIGTSFGYDDFEYEIEKFNTAKAVGADSVMLLSTWGNLDEQREFIIKNSDIPVGTVPIYDAAVISYQEKKNVVDFSEKDFLKIFEKHAKQGVDFVTLHISITKDIVKKLKKSQRIMKIVSRGGSIIAGWIIKNNLENPFYKYFDEVLDIAREYDVTLSLGDSLRPGNLFDSLDRLQLEEWFIFEELVEMARKKNVQVMLEGPGHVPLDQIETTVNLMKKYGKNSPVFLLGPIVLDIAPGYDHITSAIGAAIAAKSGADFICYVTPSEHLSLPNVEDVKKGVIAAKIAAMAADFSRGKFVDENYKLAISRKNLDWQGIKDVSLDKEIVERYLNARPYSGKGCSMCGPFCALKVVEEYLEE
- a CDS encoding sulfide-dependent adenosine diphosphate thiazole synthase, whose translation is MWDYEVSKIIVERFFEKLNDSLKVDVAIVGGGPSALAASYYLSKKGLKVAIFESKNEPGGGTWGGGMMFNELVVEKDIKSFLDELGMNYLIKNNFISVDSVHFASSLLYNATKVGTILFNNVIVEDIVFYENKVNGIVINWAPVIRQKLHVDPITIMAKFVVDGTGHPANVVNMLVDRGIDVDLPMGKIREYPMNAKEGEKFVVENTKEVFPGLYVMGMAAVSVGGGPRMGPIFGGMIKSGLKVANNILEKLSIEVK